A genomic region of Kribbella sp. NBC_00382 contains the following coding sequences:
- the leuC gene encoding 3-isopropylmalate dehydratase large subunit — MGRTLSEKVWDAHVVRHADGEPDLLYIDLHLVHEVTSPQAFDGLRLAGRQVRRPDLTIATEDHNVPTLDVDKPIADLTSRTQVDTLRKNAEEFGVRIHKLGDPDQGVVHVIGPQLGLTQPGMTVVCGDSHTSTHGAFGAIAFGIGTSEVEHVLATQTLMQARPKTMAVTVDGVLPDGVSAKDLVLSLIAQVGTGGGQGYIVEYRGEAIRALTMEARMTICNMSIEWGAKAGMIAPDETTYAYLKDKPHAPQGLDWEAAVEYWNSLATDEDATFDREVVLRAEDVAPFVTWGTNPGQGVPLSANVPSPDDFDEPNDKIAAERALEYMGLTAGTPLREVKVDTVFLGSCTNGRIEDLRAAAGVLAGRKVADGTRMLVVPGSGRVRLQAESEGLDRIFKDAGAEWRGAGCSMCLGMNPDQLAPGERSASTSNRNFEGRQGKGGRTHLVSPLVAAATAVTGTLAAPADLQPLDVVVPENV, encoded by the coding sequence ATGGGTAGGACGTTGTCGGAAAAGGTCTGGGATGCGCATGTCGTGCGCCATGCCGACGGAGAGCCCGACCTCCTTTACATCGATCTCCACCTGGTGCACGAGGTGACCAGTCCGCAGGCCTTCGACGGCCTCCGGCTGGCGGGCCGGCAGGTGCGCCGCCCGGATCTGACGATCGCCACCGAGGACCACAACGTCCCGACGCTCGACGTCGACAAGCCGATCGCCGACCTGACCTCGCGGACGCAGGTGGACACCCTGCGCAAGAACGCGGAGGAGTTCGGCGTCCGAATCCACAAGCTCGGCGACCCGGACCAGGGCGTCGTGCACGTGATCGGCCCGCAGCTCGGCCTGACCCAGCCCGGGATGACCGTGGTCTGCGGTGACAGCCACACCTCTACGCATGGCGCGTTCGGCGCGATTGCCTTCGGCATCGGTACCAGCGAGGTCGAGCACGTGCTCGCCACCCAGACGCTGATGCAGGCCCGCCCCAAGACGATGGCGGTCACCGTCGACGGCGTACTGCCCGACGGTGTCTCGGCCAAGGACCTGGTGCTCTCGCTGATCGCACAGGTCGGTACGGGCGGCGGCCAGGGGTACATCGTCGAGTACCGCGGTGAAGCGATCCGCGCGCTGACGATGGAAGCCCGGATGACGATCTGCAACATGTCGATCGAGTGGGGCGCGAAGGCCGGCATGATCGCGCCGGACGAGACCACCTACGCGTACCTGAAGGACAAGCCGCACGCGCCGCAGGGTCTCGACTGGGAAGCCGCGGTCGAGTACTGGAACAGCCTGGCCACCGATGAGGACGCGACCTTCGACCGCGAGGTCGTGCTGCGCGCCGAGGACGTCGCCCCGTTCGTCACCTGGGGAACGAACCCCGGCCAGGGCGTCCCGCTGTCGGCCAACGTGCCGTCGCCGGACGACTTCGACGAGCCCAACGACAAGATCGCCGCCGAGCGCGCCCTCGAGTACATGGGCCTCACCGCCGGTACTCCGCTCCGCGAGGTCAAGGTCGACACCGTCTTCCTGGGCTCCTGCACCAACGGCCGGATCGAGGACCTGCGGGCCGCGGCCGGCGTACTGGCCGGGCGGAAGGTTGCCGACGGCACCCGCATGCTCGTCGTACCGGGTTCCGGCCGGGTGCGTCTGCAGGCCGAGTCGGAAGGTCTGGACCGGATCTTCAAGGACGCCGGCGCCGAGTGGCGTGGGGCGGGTTGCTCGATGTGCCTGGGCATGAACCCGGACCAGCTGGCGCCGGGCGAGCGCAGCGCCTCCACCTCGAACCGCAACTTCGAAGGCCGGCAGGGCAAGGGTGGCCGTACCCACCTGGTCTCGCCGCTGGTCGCCGCGGCCACGGCCGTCACCGGAACCCTCGCAGCGCCAGCGGATCTGCAGCCGCTGGATGTCGTCGTCCCCGAAAACGTCTGA
- a CDS encoding CPBP family intramembrane glutamic endopeptidase, with translation MSYAGTPGPGASLDPRDTGPQPYHRLLRNNVTPSAFVLLGALTVLVGWMFWSVLVLSIQQSIRTDPKGTVSWLGLLATNLSLIVLIPLTMIVATKLNKQTPGLLSSVTGKVRWRPLAVFGVAAVVVELVMLGVIELGGVDVLGGGSGVAPDAAGVIAVTLLTSTFQAAGEEYFFRGYLLQAVGAVVRSSLVAVLVTTVLFTMAHGVWPWESPALFLDRFAFGLVAGLLAVLTGGLEAPIAAHAANNVITFIYAALTNSVGDSLGASDAPWSLVIVDVVKFAAFGAIAVLLARKQGMATRCELPLATSLVSDRGPGRRLL, from the coding sequence ATGTCGTACGCCGGTACGCCGGGTCCCGGGGCGTCGCTCGACCCCCGGGACACCGGCCCGCAGCCGTACCACCGGCTGCTGCGCAACAACGTCACGCCGTCCGCGTTCGTGCTCCTCGGGGCACTGACCGTGCTGGTCGGCTGGATGTTCTGGAGCGTGCTGGTGCTGTCGATCCAGCAGTCGATCCGGACCGACCCCAAGGGGACCGTGTCGTGGCTCGGCCTGCTGGCGACGAACCTGTCGCTGATCGTGCTGATCCCGCTGACGATGATCGTCGCGACCAAGCTGAACAAGCAGACGCCGGGCTTGCTGTCCTCGGTGACCGGCAAGGTCCGCTGGCGGCCGCTCGCGGTGTTCGGCGTCGCGGCCGTGGTGGTGGAGCTGGTGATGCTCGGCGTCATCGAGCTCGGCGGCGTCGATGTCCTGGGCGGCGGGTCCGGCGTGGCCCCGGATGCGGCCGGCGTGATCGCAGTGACGTTGCTGACGTCGACGTTCCAAGCAGCGGGGGAGGAGTACTTCTTCCGCGGCTATCTGCTGCAGGCGGTCGGTGCGGTGGTGCGGAGCTCGCTGGTCGCAGTACTGGTGACGACCGTGCTGTTCACGATGGCGCACGGGGTCTGGCCGTGGGAGAGCCCGGCGCTGTTCCTGGACCGGTTCGCGTTCGGTCTGGTGGCGGGGTTGCTCGCGGTCCTTACCGGTGGGCTGGAGGCGCCGATCGCGGCGCATGCGGCGAACAACGTGATCACCTTCATCTACGCGGCTCTGACGAACAGCGTGGGCGACAGCCTCGGGGCGTCCGACGCACCCTGGTCGCTGGTCATCGTCGATGTGGTGAAGTTCGCCGCCTTCGGTGCGATCGCTGTGCTGCTGGCCCGCAAGCAGGGAATGGCGACGCGGTGCGAACTGCCGCTCGCGACCTCACTGGTTTCGGATCGTGGTCCGGGGCGGCGACTGCTGTGA
- a CDS encoding TetR/AcrR family transcriptional regulator codes for MANGKRASLTADDWTVAALDALARGGLAAVAVEPLAKALGTTKGSFYWHFADRNALIEAALERWEQRDTDRVIAATGQAPDVASRLRELLRLVFTAVLDDSGASAGSVELALQASATHPPVARVLARVTERRLGYLNSLFGELGLSKDRARDRSLLAYAAFLGHAQLAHSTPELMPVGKALAVHVDRVIETLTGVDG; via the coding sequence ATGGCGAATGGGAAGCGCGCGTCCTTGACCGCGGACGACTGGACGGTGGCGGCGCTCGACGCGCTGGCACGTGGTGGGCTGGCGGCGGTGGCGGTGGAACCGCTGGCCAAGGCGCTCGGTACGACGAAGGGCAGTTTCTACTGGCACTTCGCCGATCGGAACGCGTTGATCGAGGCAGCTCTCGAGCGCTGGGAGCAACGCGATACTGACCGGGTGATCGCAGCCACCGGGCAGGCGCCTGACGTTGCGAGCCGGCTCCGGGAACTCCTGCGTCTGGTGTTCACCGCGGTACTGGACGACTCCGGAGCAAGTGCCGGCTCGGTCGAGCTCGCGCTCCAGGCGAGTGCGACGCATCCTCCCGTGGCGCGGGTGCTGGCACGGGTGACCGAGCGGCGACTGGGTTATCTCAACTCGTTGTTCGGTGAACTCGGTCTGTCGAAGGATCGGGCCCGTGACCGCAGTTTGCTGGCGTACGCCGCGTTCCTCGGGCATGCGCAGTTGGCGCATTCCACGCCCGAGCTGATGCCGGTCGGCAAGGCGCTGGCGGTTCACGTCGACCGGGTCATCGAGACATTGACCGGCGTCGACGGTTGA
- the cofC gene encoding 2-phospho-L-lactate guanylyltransferase, whose amino-acid sequence MADLQVAPWTLVIPVKRTAIAKSRLASAYPQHRPELARAFAVDTTAAALESPLVRAVLVVTDDPVVAADVTAIGARVVPDVAGAGLNGALEHGAAFAAAEYPEAGVVALSADLPALRASELTAALAACTAERNFVIDEPGTGTTMLAAAPGSPLTPLFGVGSAQAHQASGALPIELTSIESLRRDVDTAADLAHAVQLGVGPRTADVMSLVMGAATGTEGLAC is encoded by the coding sequence ATGGCAGACCTACAGGTCGCTCCCTGGACCCTGGTGATCCCGGTGAAGCGTACGGCGATCGCGAAGAGCCGGCTTGCTTCCGCCTACCCGCAGCACCGGCCAGAGCTCGCTCGTGCCTTCGCAGTCGACACTACTGCGGCCGCACTCGAGTCTCCTCTGGTCCGCGCCGTCCTGGTTGTCACGGATGACCCAGTGGTCGCAGCGGACGTCACGGCGATCGGTGCGCGCGTAGTACCGGATGTAGCGGGGGCAGGGCTCAATGGGGCTCTGGAGCACGGTGCGGCGTTCGCTGCTGCCGAGTACCCAGAGGCCGGAGTAGTGGCGCTTTCAGCAGACCTACCGGCACTCAGGGCTTCCGAGCTAACCGCTGCGTTGGCAGCGTGCACAGCAGAGCGCAACTTCGTCATAGACGAGCCCGGGACCGGTACTACGATGCTTGCCGCCGCCCCCGGCAGTCCCCTCACCCCGCTCTTCGGTGTGGGCTCTGCCCAGGCCCACCAGGCCTCAGGAGCTCTACCGATCGAGCTGACGAGCATCGAGTCGCTGCGGCGTGATGTGGACACAGCGGCGGACCTGGCACACGCAGTACAGCTAGGTGTTGGTCCTCGAACGGCTGACGTGATGTCGCTCGTCATGGGCGCTGCGACAGGCACTGAGGGCCTGGCCTGCTGA
- a CDS encoding IclR family transcriptional regulator produces the protein MDNSSGVGVLDKAALVLSALESGPATLAGLVAATGLARPTAHRLAVALEHHRLVGRDMQGRFVLGPRLSELASAAGEDRLLATAGPVLARLRDITGESAQLFRRQGEYRVCVAAAERPSGLRDTVPVGSQLTMAAGSAAQILLAWEDPERMHRGLHNATFNAAALAGVRRRGWAHSVGEREQGVASVSAPVRSPSGKVIAAVSVSGPIERLSRQPGRMHAPAVMAAAERLSEALRRASE, from the coding sequence ATGGACAACTCTAGCGGAGTCGGCGTTCTCGACAAAGCAGCTCTCGTTCTGTCCGCACTCGAGTCCGGACCGGCGACCCTGGCCGGACTCGTGGCGGCGACGGGACTGGCCCGGCCGACGGCACACCGGCTCGCCGTCGCTCTCGAGCACCACCGGTTGGTGGGCCGGGACATGCAGGGTCGCTTCGTGCTCGGGCCACGGCTGAGCGAGTTGGCCTCCGCTGCCGGTGAGGACCGACTGCTGGCGACAGCCGGTCCGGTACTGGCGCGACTGCGCGACATCACTGGTGAGTCGGCGCAGCTTTTCAGGCGCCAGGGTGAGTACAGGGTCTGTGTCGCGGCTGCTGAGCGCCCGTCCGGCCTGCGCGACACCGTGCCGGTCGGCAGCCAGCTGACGATGGCCGCTGGATCCGCCGCTCAAATACTGCTTGCCTGGGAGGACCCGGAGCGGATGCACCGCGGTCTCCACAACGCCACCTTCAACGCGGCCGCCCTGGCCGGCGTACGCCGCCGCGGCTGGGCCCACTCGGTCGGCGAACGCGAGCAAGGCGTCGCCTCCGTCTCGGCCCCGGTCCGCTCCCCCTCGGGCAAGGTGATCGCCGCCGTCTCCGTCTCCGGCCCGATCGAACGCCTCTCCCGCCAGCCCGGCCGGATGCACGCGCCCGCCGTCATGGCCGCCGCCGAACGCCTCTCCGAAGCCCTCCGCCGCGCTTCCGAGTAG
- a CDS encoding NAD(P)H-dependent glycerol-3-phosphate dehydrogenase, which yields MTKVAVFGAGSWGTAFAIVLAQAGNQVSVWGRRESLCEAINTQHENPDYLPGLRLPDAITATHDPALAADGAEAIVLAVPSQSLRDNLRDWADVLPAAVPLVSLMKGVEVGTTKRMSEVIAELTGAGPERIAVVSGPNLAREIAEGQPAAAVVACADEGTAARLQKLCHSPTFRPYTNNDVIGCELGGATKNVIALAVGMAVGLGFGDNARASVITRGLVETARLGTALGADEHTFSGLAGLGDLVATCSSPLSRNRTFGEKLGQGMTVAEIAGATRQVAEGVKSCASITELAHHHDVEMPIAEHVTKVVAGEMTPKDMLFSLVSRSAKSERWG from the coding sequence ATGACCAAGGTTGCGGTGTTCGGCGCTGGGTCCTGGGGGACTGCCTTCGCCATCGTCCTGGCCCAGGCCGGCAATCAGGTCTCGGTCTGGGGGCGTCGCGAATCGCTGTGCGAGGCGATCAACACGCAGCATGAGAATCCCGACTACCTCCCTGGTCTGCGGCTGCCGGACGCCATCACCGCAACGCATGACCCGGCGCTCGCCGCCGACGGAGCCGAGGCGATCGTGCTCGCCGTTCCGTCGCAGTCGCTGCGGGACAACCTGCGCGACTGGGCCGACGTGCTGCCGGCGGCGGTACCGCTGGTGTCGCTGATGAAGGGCGTCGAGGTCGGTACGACGAAGCGCATGAGCGAGGTGATCGCGGAACTCACCGGCGCCGGCCCCGAGCGGATCGCTGTCGTCTCCGGTCCGAACCTCGCTCGCGAGATCGCCGAGGGACAACCGGCTGCGGCCGTCGTGGCGTGTGCCGACGAGGGCACGGCCGCCCGGCTGCAGAAGCTGTGCCATTCGCCGACCTTCCGTCCATACACGAACAACGACGTCATCGGCTGCGAACTCGGCGGCGCCACCAAGAACGTGATCGCCCTCGCCGTTGGTATGGCTGTCGGCCTCGGCTTCGGCGACAACGCACGCGCATCCGTCATCACCCGCGGGCTCGTTGAGACCGCCCGCCTAGGTACTGCGCTGGGCGCCGACGAGCACACGTTCTCGGGCCTCGCGGGCTTGGGCGACCTGGTCGCGACCTGCTCGTCTCCGCTCTCCCGCAACCGCACCTTCGGCGAAAAACTAGGCCAGGGCATGACGGTCGCCGAGATCGCGGGCGCCACTCGTCAGGTCGCCGAAGGCGTGAAATCCTGCGCCTCCATCACCGAGCTGGCACACCACCACGACGTCGAGATGCCCATCGCCGAACACGTCACGAAGGTAGTCGCCGGCGAGATGACCCCCAAGGACATGCTCTTCAGCCTGGTCTCCCGCTCCGCAAAGTCGGAACGCTGGGGCTAG
- the leuD gene encoding 3-isopropylmalate dehydratase small subunit: MEAFTQHIGTAAPLRRSNVDTDQIIPAVYLKRVTRTGFEDGLFAAWRNDPAFVLNQPEYEGVSVLVAGPDFGTGSSREHAVWALLDYGFRVVVSSRFGDIFRGNSGKAGLLAALVEQDVVEQLWTAIEADPGTKVTVDLENKTLSAGDVSAPFEIDDYTRYRLLNGLDDVGITLSHEADITTYEATRPAFKPATLPAKA; encoded by the coding sequence ATGGAAGCCTTCACCCAGCACATCGGCACCGCGGCCCCGCTGCGGCGCAGCAACGTCGACACCGACCAGATCATCCCGGCGGTCTACCTGAAGCGGGTCACCCGCACCGGCTTCGAGGACGGCCTGTTCGCTGCCTGGCGCAACGACCCGGCCTTCGTCCTCAACCAGCCCGAGTACGAAGGGGTCTCGGTGCTCGTCGCCGGGCCTGACTTCGGTACCGGATCGTCGCGCGAGCACGCCGTCTGGGCCCTGCTGGACTACGGGTTCCGGGTCGTCGTGTCGTCGCGGTTCGGCGACATCTTCCGCGGCAACTCGGGCAAGGCCGGCCTGCTCGCGGCACTCGTCGAGCAGGACGTCGTCGAGCAGTTGTGGACCGCGATCGAGGCCGACCCGGGCACCAAGGTGACGGTCGACCTGGAGAACAAGACGCTCTCGGCCGGCGACGTCTCGGCGCCGTTCGAGATCGACGACTACACCCGCTACCGGTTGCTGAACGGGCTCGACGACGTCGGCATCACCTTGTCCCACGAGGCCGACATCACCACGTACGAGGCCACCCGGCCGGCCTTCAAGCCGGCCACGCTTCCGGCCAAGGCGTAA
- a CDS encoding HdeD family acid-resistance protein, with translation MTVGWKLLIVRGVIGVVFGILAIAWPISTAIALALLWGFWALMDGIGSLTQAFRPEARGSRLWLIVLGVIALVAAFFAIFSPAVTAVTLTWILGIWLIVRGVFEAIGAFTTNHVTPRWFLLLGAAFSILLGILFAANPGKGAVGIAVFLGVVALLWGATFLVAGLSMRRLMASTPQSQV, from the coding sequence ATGACTGTTGGCTGGAAGTTGCTGATCGTTCGCGGGGTGATCGGCGTCGTATTCGGGATCCTGGCGATCGCCTGGCCGATCTCGACCGCGATCGCGCTGGCGTTGCTGTGGGGCTTCTGGGCGTTGATGGACGGGATCGGGTCGCTGACCCAGGCGTTCCGGCCGGAGGCACGGGGCAGCCGACTGTGGTTGATCGTGCTCGGTGTGATCGCGTTGGTCGCGGCCTTCTTCGCCATCTTCAGCCCGGCCGTCACGGCCGTGACGCTGACCTGGATCCTCGGCATCTGGCTGATCGTCCGGGGTGTGTTCGAGGCGATCGGGGCCTTCACCACCAACCACGTGACGCCGAGGTGGTTCCTGCTCCTCGGAGCCGCCTTCTCGATCCTGCTCGGCATCCTCTTCGCCGCCAACCCCGGCAAGGGCGCGGTAGGTATCGCGGTCTTCCTCGGAGTGGTCGCGCTGCTGTGGGGCGCGACGTTCCTGGTCGCCGGTCTGTCGATGCGCCGGCTGATGGCGAGCACCCCACAGTCGCAGGTGTGA
- a CDS encoding HU family DNA-binding protein, whose protein sequence is MNKSQLVEALAVHFDGNRRSAQHALESVIDTVQRELTKKGGKVAITGFGAFEAIERGARMVRNPRTGETKRAKKTVVPKFRAGAELKAVVSGAKKLPKLVAPKAAPATKAAPAKTAAPAKKAAPVKAAAKKAPAKAVATKTVAKKAPAKKAPVKAAAKKTAPVAKKAPAKTVAKKAPAKKAPAKKAPAKRAAAR, encoded by the coding sequence GTGAACAAGAGCCAGTTGGTCGAAGCGCTCGCAGTGCACTTCGACGGAAATCGCCGTTCGGCCCAGCACGCCCTGGAGTCGGTGATCGACACCGTCCAGCGCGAGCTGACCAAGAAGGGCGGCAAGGTCGCCATCACCGGGTTCGGAGCCTTCGAGGCCATCGAGCGCGGTGCCCGCATGGTCCGCAACCCGCGGACCGGCGAGACCAAGCGCGCCAAGAAGACCGTGGTTCCGAAGTTCCGCGCCGGCGCGGAGCTGAAGGCCGTTGTCTCCGGCGCGAAGAAGCTGCCGAAGCTGGTTGCACCGAAGGCGGCCCCGGCCACCAAGGCTGCTCCGGCCAAGACGGCCGCCCCGGCCAAGAAGGCCGCTCCGGTCAAGGCCGCCGCCAAGAAGGCCCCGGCCAAGGCCGTTGCCACCAAGACGGTTGCGAAGAAGGCCCCGGCCAAGAAGGCCCCGGTCAAGGCCGCCGCCAAGAAGACGGCCCCGGTCGCCAAGAAGGCCCCGGCCAAGACCGTTGCCAAGAAGGCGCCGGCCAAGAAGGCCCCCGCCAAGAAGGCTCCGGCGAAGCGCGCAGCCGCCCGCTGA
- the corA gene encoding magnesium/cobalt transporter CorA, whose amino-acid sequence MSDIRLRTLRAFSRTPSLRAAARRYAGTTAAPAPVDQKPSPAATPKPKGHSVVDSAIYCDGSRVASPESLADTYQVLHESPKSLAWIGLYRPDRRELTSLAQEFDLHELAIEDAIQAHQRPKLERYGDTLFVVLKAARYRDATEEVEFGEVHVFVGPDFVVTVRHAEAPNLAAVRRRVERDPELLRRGTEAVLYAIMDKVVDGYAPVVAGLENDIDEIETEVFRGDPKVSRRIYELSREVIEFQRATRPLVGMLDSLRAGFDKYGVDEELQRSLRDVADHVTQVVERVDAFRELLRDILTVNATLVAQQQNEEMKSLTVASNDQNEEVKRISAWAAILFAPTLIGTVYGMNFDSMPELHWQFGYPFAVGLMAMVCGGLHLIFKRRGWL is encoded by the coding sequence ATGTCCGACATCCGCCTGCGCACCCTGCGTGCGTTCAGCCGCACCCCGTCGCTTCGCGCCGCCGCCCGCCGGTACGCCGGTACCACCGCCGCGCCGGCGCCCGTTGACCAGAAGCCGTCGCCCGCCGCGACTCCGAAGCCCAAGGGGCACAGCGTCGTCGACAGCGCGATCTACTGCGACGGCTCGCGGGTCGCGTCACCCGAGTCGCTGGCCGACACCTACCAGGTGCTGCACGAGTCGCCGAAAAGCCTTGCCTGGATCGGCCTGTACCGCCCTGACCGGCGCGAGCTGACCTCGCTGGCACAGGAGTTCGACCTGCACGAGCTGGCGATCGAGGACGCCATCCAGGCTCATCAGCGGCCGAAGCTCGAGCGCTACGGCGACACGTTGTTCGTCGTACTGAAGGCCGCCAGGTACCGGGACGCGACCGAGGAGGTCGAGTTCGGCGAGGTGCACGTGTTCGTCGGCCCGGACTTCGTGGTGACGGTCCGGCACGCGGAAGCGCCCAACCTGGCCGCGGTCCGGCGCCGGGTGGAACGCGATCCGGAGTTGCTGCGGCGCGGTACCGAGGCTGTTCTCTACGCGATCATGGACAAGGTCGTCGACGGTTATGCGCCAGTGGTCGCCGGCCTCGAGAACGACATCGACGAGATCGAGACCGAGGTGTTCCGCGGCGACCCGAAGGTGTCGCGGCGCATCTATGAGCTGTCCCGTGAGGTGATCGAGTTCCAGCGCGCGACGCGGCCATTGGTCGGCATGCTGGATTCGTTGCGCGCCGGCTTCGACAAGTACGGCGTCGATGAGGAACTGCAACGTTCGCTGCGCGACGTGGCCGACCACGTCACCCAGGTGGTGGAGCGGGTGGACGCGTTTCGCGAACTGCTGCGGGACATCCTGACGGTGAACGCGACCCTGGTCGCCCAGCAGCAGAACGAGGAGATGAAGAGCCTCACGGTCGCCAGCAACGACCAGAACGAAGAGGTGAAGCGGATCTCTGCCTGGGCGGCGATCCTGTTCGCGCCGACCCTGATCGGCACCGTCTACGGGATGAACTTCGACTCGATGCCGGAGCTGCATTGGCAGTTCGGTTATCCGTTCGCGGTCGGCCTGATGGCGATGGTCTGTGGTGGTCTGCACCTGATCTTCAAGCGCCGCGGCTGGTTGTAG
- a CDS encoding lysophospholipid acyltransferase family protein, translating into MTDGNHSHQEAAVNGQCTTEGPRPRRGFWFGLVVAIVKPFMLTWTKRDFRGRENVPRTGGMVFVTNHISHFDPFVLGFYIWECRRIPRLLGKASLFKLPIAGRIITSAGQIPVYRDSAEAADAFRAAVAAVEKGECVGVYPEGTITRDPDHWPMTGKTGAARIALMTGCPVIPIANWGAQEVFASYGSLRVRLLPRKTMRVIAGEPVDLSAFQGKPITNELLHEATEVIMQRVAGELGVLRGETPPAELYDPRKHKNREDGETR; encoded by the coding sequence ATGACCGACGGCAACCACAGCCACCAGGAGGCAGCAGTGAACGGCCAGTGCACCACCGAGGGACCCCGGCCACGCCGCGGGTTCTGGTTCGGCCTGGTCGTCGCCATCGTCAAACCCTTCATGCTGACCTGGACCAAACGGGACTTCCGCGGCCGCGAGAACGTGCCGCGGACCGGTGGCATGGTGTTCGTGACGAACCACATCTCGCACTTCGACCCGTTCGTGCTCGGGTTCTACATCTGGGAATGCCGGCGGATTCCGCGGCTGCTCGGCAAGGCGTCGCTGTTCAAGCTGCCGATCGCCGGCCGGATCATCACCAGCGCCGGACAGATTCCGGTCTATCGCGATTCGGCCGAGGCCGCGGACGCGTTCCGGGCCGCTGTTGCAGCGGTGGAGAAGGGCGAATGCGTCGGCGTTTATCCCGAGGGCACGATCACGCGTGATCCCGACCATTGGCCGATGACCGGCAAGACCGGCGCCGCCCGGATCGCGTTGATGACCGGCTGTCCGGTGATCCCGATCGCCAACTGGGGAGCGCAGGAGGTCTTCGCTTCGTACGGGAGCCTTCGAGTGCGGTTGCTGCCGCGCAAGACGATGCGGGTGATCGCGGGTGAGCCGGTCGACCTGAGTGCTTTCCAGGGCAAGCCGATCACCAACGAGCTGTTGCACGAAGCAACCGAGGTGATCATGCAGCGGGTCGCCGGGGAGCTCGGCGTACTGCGTGGGGAGACTCCGCCTGCTGAGCTTTATGACCCGCGCAAGCACAAGAACCGTGAGGATGGGGAGACGCGATGA